One Fundulus heteroclitus isolate FHET01 chromosome 1, MU-UCD_Fhet_4.1, whole genome shotgun sequence genomic window carries:
- the si:dkey-32e6.3 gene encoding uncharacterized protein si:dkey-32e6.3, which translates to MAEEHEAAESGGVGEPGRGTAAGPAVSVPRGLSSTANHAPKRKLILHMDLNNTILVSDSVTGQGTVAALDYFLTTVTWGRMSKRGRWEWLSESASMFPPCSDAASYYSQFGRLPGFTSAAGRRFKGLLDEHLELLRWPEGIEKDRQLSVKGEDGRLYHWILPSFFQLIRDLAREGREFAIVFRTFGTDLPRVLKAVSRAVEEGAHPLFPDLPELKLSVDMTPGKIRCSKKGIVLSRAEDRLSTCDGERGLYQYLSSVQGLSGFQDHFDWWAANTYSIRGGKPLWIDPFDQDVQHIFIDDNIRQNDEDTIVSPKVFLEPDGPHTRTASTSELYDISLVQTDLLRAISDHSYFTRRVHICLENYESNLQNGTV; encoded by the exons ATGGCGGAGGAACACGAAGCCGCAGAGAGCGGAGGTGTCGGCGAGCCGGGGCGGGGGACAGCGGCTGGCCCCGCGGTGTCGGTCCCTCGGGGACTTAGCAGCACAGCGAACCACGCTCCAAAGAGAAAGTTGATCCTACACATGGATCTGAACAACACTATCCTGGTGTCAGACTCGGTGACCGGCCAGGGGACTGTTGCTGCCCTGGATTACTTCCTCACCACCGTCACCTGGGGGAGGATGAGCAAACGAG GAAGGTGGGAATGGCTGAGTGAGTCGGCTTCCATGTTCCCACCCTGCAGCGACGCCGCCAGCTACTACTCTCAGTTTGGACGCTTACCAGGCTTCACCTCTGCTGCTGGCCGACGCTTCAAAGGACTTTTGGATGAACATCTGGAGCTGCTCCGCTGGCCTGAGGGCATCGAG AAAGACAGACAGCTGTCTGTTAAAGGAGAGGACGGGCGCCTTTACCACTGGATCCTGCCTTCCTTCTTCCAGCTGATCAGGGACCTGGCGCGGGAAGGTCGAGAGTTTGCCATCGTTTTCCGCACATTCGGAACAGACCTGCCTCGTGTGCTGAAAGCCGTGTCTCGAGCAGTAGAGGAGGGAGCTCATCCGCTGTTCCCTGATCTGCCGGAGCTGAAG CTGAGTGTAGACATGACTCCAGGCAAGATCCGCTGCAGCAAGAAAGGGATTGTTCTGAGCCGGGCTGAGGACCGCTTGTCTACCTGTGATGGGGAGAGAGGACTCTACCAGTACCTGAGCTCAGTGCAGGGTCTGAGTGGTTTCCAGGACCACTTTGACTG GTGGGCTGCCAACACCTACTCTATCCGAGGTGGGAAACCGCTATGGATAGACCCCTTTGACCAGGATGTTCAGCACATCTTTATAGATGACAATATCCGACAGAATGATGAGGATACCATTGTTAGTCCGAAG GTCTTCCTGGAGCCCGACGGCCCCCACACCCGTACAGCGTCCACCTCTGAGCTGTACGACATCTCCTTGGTCCAGACTGACCTCCTCCGGGCCATTTCGGACCACAGCTACTTCACTCGGCGCGTTCACATCTGCCTGGAAAACTACGAGAGTAATCTCCAGAACGGCACAGTCTAG